A genome region from Rattus norvegicus strain BN/NHsdMcwi chromosome 17, GRCr8, whole genome shotgun sequence includes the following:
- the Eef1e1 gene encoding eukaryotic translation elongation factor 1 epsilon-1, translated as MAAAAELRLLEKSLGLKPGNKYSAQGERQVPVLQTNNGPSLMGLSTIATHLVKEANKEHLLGSTAEEKALVQQWLEFRITRVDGHSSKEDTQTLLKDLNSYLEDKVYLAGHNTTLADILLYYGLHRFIVDLTVQEKEKYLNVSRWFCHIQHYPDIRQHLSSVVFIKNRLYANSH; from the exons ATGGCGGCAGCCGCCGAGCTGAGGCTTCTGGAGAAGAGTCTGGGACTGAAGCCGGGGAATAAGTACAGCGCTCAGGGCGAACGACAG gtTCCAGTCCTACAAACAAACAATGGCCCCAGTCTAATGGGATTGAGCACCATTGCGACCCATCTGGTCAAGGAGGCCAACAAGGAGCACTTGCTGGGGAGCACTGCAGAAGAAAAGGCACTAGTTCAGCAGTGGTTAGAGTTCAGGATCACTCGAGTAGATGGACACTCCAGTAAAGAAGACACCCAGACTCTGCTGAAG GATCTCAACTCCTATCTGGAAGACAAAGTCTACCTTGCAGGACATAACACTACCCTGGCGGACATCCTCCTGTACTACGGGCTCCACCGCTTTATA GTTGACCTGACAGTTcaagaaaaggagaaatatcTCAATGTGTCTCGCTGGTTTTGCCACATTCAACATTACCCAGACATCAGGCAGCATCTGTCTAGTGTTGTCTTCATCAAGAACAGACTCTATGCCAACTCCCACTAG